aaaagtttgtgTATATATCATTTTATGATATGTATTATTGGCTAACTTGCAGTCTTTCACTATTTTTTGATTGGTTAATCAAAAGCTTGATGCTACGTTTGTACAGGTAAAAAGCTTGATTCTACGTTTGTACAGATAAGATAAATGGGAAAAAGTAAAAACGCAACTTTTTATCCTTTTACAGTTTACTTTTACACCGGCGACTTTATTGGGTGACGTGTATAGGGGTAGATAAGTCATTGGCCATCACCCCATCAAGTTTAGCGTCCTTTTGGATCCCAAGCCCCCAAGAATAGTTTCTAGTTTTGGTCAGGTACAGAAGCATCTAAACCACGGGGTCCCCACCCACGGCCTCACGCCCATTCTCCTGCTCATCACTTGCACCTAATCATTTCCCAAGGAATGACAAACTCCGAACAGATATTTCCCAAGCCTCACTCTTTTGGTTTGATATGGCTGACAAAATAGGTACTTTACAAATAAACAAGTACTTATTTATTCTATAcatataactattttttatgaTGTTTAGAtgaatcttattataaaaaaatatgtataaaataaataaataataaacagaTCATGACAAGTACTTATTTTACCGACCCACCTAGTTTGGTCCACGACTGCCTCCCCTTCCCATGTACAGTTGTACTCTCCTTTGCAGCTACTTTTACTGTAGTGGCAGCTGCTTACGTCACACAAGCAAAGCAATTATACaatattttcaagtttttattaattttaaaaaatatttacctGTATTCTTGCGTCCTCATTCCTAATGTTGAATGAACCATACAAACATAAAGAATTATTTCTTTACTGAAATATGttcaatttattcttaaattaatcttaattataaaaataataataaattactaaaaatatttttttaaaaaaaatacagagaaaatattaaatagtatttttcttatttatttggttaattttgtattgaaaattaGGTAAGCTGAAGTGTAGAAACAGACCACCAAATGTCGGGCTGCCATTAAACCACATCGAAACCATTTCTGCTGACTTTGACTGCGTCAAGGATAATTTCGTGAATCTGACCCAACAACGAGGTCATAACATTAAGGGGAGAGAAAAAATCAATCAAACCCACAAGACGGGAATACTGCCCAAGAGTCAGCATCTCATAAATCCCCCTCCaagatatttttgtattattttatccCCCGCCCAAAATATCTCTCGGTTCTCAATCTTCTAGTTGTAAAGCTATCCAGATATTTTTACCCCCACATCGTTCGTACCTATAACCGCTCGAGTACTTAAACACTTAGGTACTCGCGCTTTTTCTCATACATGATCAACCACGttctttttctcattaaataaaaataagaacaaaaaaaactcaTGCCCTTTATATTACCCTATGAATTTGTAAAATAGAATGTTAATTAATGAAACATGTATTGCTTATTACTCTTGAAGAACTAACTcacattttatatttaaaagcGAAACATTATATACcacatatttattttgttattgttttataatatttatgtgctagtccTAATAAATGATTAAACGGTGGTTGAAATTGTCACATTAACATTGTTAGATAAAAATGTAACTCTAtgtaaaaacatataagaataattaaaaatgagaaatgttatatatactCTCAATTGCTTACTCTTGAACTCTGACGGTAGGGGGGTGACTTTTGTTTGTTTGCGAAAATACTCCGAAAAATATGGTTTCGATGAAACACATGGATTCATGAAGGCACGTTTCTCCATCTTGATACAATCATGAGAGAAGCAGCCTATGCCATACAGGAGTTCCAACAAGCAACATAGCCCGAAGGTCGGACTCCTCCTGTGCGTGTGGAATGACAACTGTAGTGGTCTAAACCTTCGGAGGGCTCATGTAAAGTGAATTGTGATGCAACTCTCAATGTGAGGGGAGGTCGGATGGACTTTGATATCATAATGCTCGACTAGGAAGGTAAGGTGCTTGTGGCTAGGAGTGTATCGAAACTAGGTTACCTGGAGCCAACTGCAGCCGAGATCATGGCTATTTTCTATGGAGTTAGCTTCTGCCATGAAAGAGGAATCCAATAGTTAATAGTCGGGGGGTGATGCCAAGCAGGTTACGGATGCCATACAAGCTCGTGGGGGGAATGATAGTATGTTTACGCAACTCGTGGAAGATGTATTAgttgtattaaattttttccCCAAATGGCAGATTCGACACGTGAATCAGAAGGCGAATAAGGCGGTCCATGGATTAGCCAAAGTGGCAATTAAGCAAGTCATAGATACAACTTGGCTGGAGGAAATTCTTACATGTATCAGTGATATTGTTTTGGCAGAGCAATTTGTTAGTGATTCATCAATCATAGTTATACaacatgtattaaaaaaaaaaaaaactgtgactgtaaaaattaatattaaaatttgaatgagCAATGATACATGTAGCATTTAAAAGTATGCGTTaaatatgaaattataaataaattgaatgaaATAGTTGCGTTTATTTTGAGATAGAAGAGAGTtagttttaaggtttttttttttttgacatgtccgcgcaaaaggagaaggagattcgaactagtaaccttcgATTTATTAAGCGTGATctcaaccgattgagttacttATTAAAGAgtgaattcgaactagtgatcttcaTTTTATTAGGCGTAGTCCCAACTAATTGATCTACCTATTAGAGACGTTCTAATGTACTTATTTATTCTgattctaatttttaaaaaaggaaaatacagTTAAAGAATACACGTGTTCCACAATGATGGCGAGTATGCGCGTCCAATACTCTCACCTCAACTACCCCTTGTAGCTCTTAAAGAAGGAAAGCTACCCTATATAAAAGACTCAAATGAGTTAACGCATGAAAGACCCCGCAACCTTCTGCGAAAATTTACAACACAACCCGACTCAGAACCACCGGAGCTGTTACTCGGCGACATCAAAGGTGGTTTTCAGGCGCCATGGAGTCGCATGTAGCAGCCCATCAAACAGGGTCATGGACCAACGAGAAGCACTTGCACTTCTTGAACACCATGGAGGCCTCGTTTGTGCGTGCAATGTTTGAAAACAACAGCGGGATTCTCCGGCTGGACCGGTACTTGCCGGACAGCTCGGAGTCAACCCTAGACTTGAAGGCGCAAAGAAAAGTAAAGCATGCCACCGCCGGTAAATACGATAGCCATCTCTCATTGTTTTGTTTGCGCCGGTGTGGTGCAACTGGCGCATGTTAGTAAAGCTGAAACTCTCCCTGTAAAGTCCTGTCTGTGTGCACATTTTGTGTTAATGCATTAATTATTTCTTGTCGGCTTCGTTAACGTGATTACTGTTTTAAACGTACGTGTCAAACACGGCCTAGAGAAATTCGTGTTCCGCCGAATATGCCTCGAGATATTTGTGACATTATAATCCGACCCCTTTTTTGGGGCactttttgaattattttgagCTGAGAAtctaatttctttgttttgggtTTGTAGCTGGAAGCGGTAGAGGCAGAATGGACGGTCGAGCTGACAAGAGAGCAAGGAGAGGATCATCTCACCCGTGCAATCCTCCAATATCTCAAGATCAGGTTAGTTGGTGATTAATCCGTTGGTTGATTGGGGTTAATTGATTATCTCTTGTTAGATTAAGGACTTATATGTCCCCGCAGGTGGTCCCACAGCTTGAAGGTAAAGCAGGCGGTGATAAAGATTAGAGtcgacagagagagagagagagactcctCCTAACGTACACCATGGCACCTGTCAGCTGAGAAAGATTCTTTCAATATcgatttttctttgctttttttttttcttttttttttttttgtgggggtgATGGGCCAGATGGCCGTGTTAATTAGTGTAGTTTAGAAAAGATTGCTGTTGCTCGGGTGGATGACCAAATTGGCCTTGTATTTTTATCAGTATGTAGTAGGTTTGATAGGTGCATGTCATacaaaaataatgtgaaaaaaaaaaaaaaaaaaaattctactcATTTGTtattcctaattaattaatttgttcttAAGCTTGGTTTACACTTTACAGATAATTTAGTAAGGAAGATATTTTGTTTAGGAGAGTTTGAAACGTGAGATATTTGTAGCGACAGATGATGAGTCGTTCCATTATTGTATGGTGTAATGGGCGAGGATTTGGACTGGTGCAAAGGGATAGAAAGGAGAGAGATGTAGACAAGGACAGGCAGAAATATAGTCTCCGGTCTTAGTCTGTTGGCCAAATCAAATCTTTATAATAAAGCTGGTTACTtaatcatttcatatatattacAATGCAATTAATGCAACTTGTTGAAGCTTATCTCTCGATAGGCGACgagggatattttttttttctttttttggggaaGTTTTACTTTGCAAATTCACCAAGTTGATGTAATGTaatggagagaaaaagaatagaTTCTGCTCTCTAAAGCCATCCTTCCTACAAGTCAAACTACGAACCTTGTGATCCCTCACGCAAGCACAGCTCCTCCACGACTCCGCCTCCTCTTTTGATGTTGCtgttttttgaacttttagatattttttcttgctttttgtcatgtattttcattatgttttgTTTACTCCAAACCAGTTTTGCTTCAAACTTTGTGTATGTGTAGAGTGTCTTTTTTCCGTCTATTTGGTCTTCTTTTAGTTCATTGAGGTACTAATCttgattgaatttttaaaatcaatccAAATCGGTTAGGTTTCAGACTTTGTGTCTGTGAAGGAAATCTTTTTTTCACCATtcattttttgcttaattttcatagtttgtttgaaaatttgtcaagatttaagtttttaaggGTTTTCTTATTCCCGATGGTTTTATCCATCATTGAACGCTGTGGCCTTAATAGGCTAGGCTGCATTCGCTAGTACTTTTATCTTTTCTGGTCTCCTTCCAGATCACTGAAGCGCTAAGGGTctgtcaaaattaaatttttctctATTGTAATCTCTTTTGAGATCACTAACGTGCTAAGGGTTTGTCAAATTGAATTTTTCTCTATTGTAATCTCTTTTGATTAAatagatgtaaaaaaaaaaaaaaaaaaaaaaaaaaacctctaaaacatattaacaaacataatcATTGACGATGCATAAACAGTACCGGCCGGGGCTTGTTCCCTCAAACTCATGGTCGTGAAATGGTAGCATGATTTGATTTCTCCCACAATATGTATGTGCATATAATATATGCACCATTACCAACCGAACAATTAAGCGTCGTTTCAAATTCTTTGGTCATGTCGTTTATCAATTATCATAACCCATTAATTGAACGTGGAAGCCAGCTGCAATCTGACATTCAGATTTTGTATTTCAACGACAACAACAAAAGCGTTTAGTTTTATGTTGATTCTCCTTATCGTGCTGCaccagaaaaaaaattaaaaaaacacatgtttttatatataatatataaaacatggTGCGTTGGTTTTTATacttcccaaaaaataaataacattatcaaccatttttttttttttaacttttctctCGCAAAAGTCAACATCTACTGGGTACTTCCTTCATCCCTGTATTCGAATGGAGCAAAAATAAAGATGTAGCTGTCAAGCTCGTGTGCCTGCGGGGTCTCACAAGATACAAACATGTACTTGGAGTGTGGAAGTTTTATGGCATTAGGCTATGCATCTACTCATTTTGGCTGGGGGCTACTTCTctgttctattttctttttgatgacCAATTGTTATATTACCACGTGTACTCACCTTATTATGCACCCAATTTAGTGACGTCCTCATTGAGAGTGGGGtgtttttactttcttttttatttttttgtttctgaataaaacaatgaaagagaagagagttGATTTATGCTGCAAATCTATATACCGATTGTgatcatgatatttataaggTGTGTTTTGTAATAACCCTTAAGGTTATTGGGTATGTAATAGATAGTATTGGAATCGTAGAGTTTTCAACTTGTATCTTTGACATTGTATGATAGAGCATTTTGCtccaggttgattttttttttttttttttgatatgtccgcacaagaagggggaaggagattcgaactagtgacctccgcttcatgctCCAAGttgattttatatcaataaaaataacTCATTTTTTGTGGAGATATTTCATACATTAAAATGCATGTCCACATTTGATGTATTGAGCTTGAACCTGAAACTCGATCgtcaaagttttctttttattcttgttattattattatttcaatatatCCAACGACTATGAAAAGTCGGTCACCGATCGATTATTGTGGGCCCATGCAATATTATTCTTCTATTTGGTTTTGAATTCTTGTAGCCGACCCATGTCTCTCAATTGCACCGACTTCCACGCTTATATAAGAACATATGATTTCCGTTCTTTTGAAAACATGCATCAAGAAGCgtctttttcaaaacaatcatCAAGTATTGTGGaagaaattatataaaaaactctattttgaaaataaatttttcttcatgaaaaacttaaaaaggcaaaataaataaaaataaaattatttggactaaaaaaattcagaattagtaagcacaaataaaaacaatttagaagttctgattttttttttttctaaaaaatgagattttttttttttaattattttatatatgaaaaaaaatgagataaacTTATCCTTCAAACAAATGCTTCAAAGGAGATACATCTCATGTAGGAATTAGACCTAAAAAATATCATagtctaaaaaaaaacacttccaaAAAGAAGAATTATGACCAAATGAACATAATCATATCATAGTTGGGGAAACTATATTTACCCCCTTAAATTATTACGTAATTTGCAATATCCTCCAAAACTTCTAAAAGTTGCAATTGACCCCAACCTACCTAGTCATTTCACTTACCccttttattatgattttttgttatatccgagatatatatatatttcaaaataacataaccctgcatcaaataaaaaaggaaaaactttacttacgTTCTTAATCTTTCATCGATTTTGCAATAACTCCCtccaaaactttaaaaacactaaatatCGGCTATTCaagtttaaaaagtttgcaatatcGCCCCTACCGTTACAATTTAGATGTGGATTGTatcaatttattctttttttttaaaaaaaaattgagggtattttgaaaattttcatgtctttcgttaggatttaacgaaaaatcttaaCAGTATGGAtgacattacaaaatttttaaacttaaatCCTCT
This window of the Corylus avellana chromosome ca5, CavTom2PMs-1.0 genome carries:
- the LOC132182401 gene encoding uncharacterized protein LOC132182401 isoform X1 produces the protein MESHVAAHQTGSWTNEKHLHFLNTMEASFVRAMFENNSGILRLDRYLPDSSESTLDLKAQRKVKHATAAGSGRGRMDGRADKRARRGSSHPCNPPISQDQVVPQLEGKAGGDKD
- the LOC132182401 gene encoding uncharacterized protein LOC132182401 isoform X2 → MESHVAAHQTGSWTNEKHLHFLNTMEASFVRAMFENNSGILRLDRYLPDSSESTLDLKAQRKVKHATAAGSGRGRMDGRADKRARRGSSHPCNPPISQDQLEGKAGGDKD